The genomic stretch TGGCCTCGATTTCCAGCACCTGTTTTTCCACCAGGCTGCGCAGTTTTTCCGCGGTAACGAGGGCGCTCTGGAGCGTTGTCTCCGGCAGAATAACCACCAGTTCTTCTCCTCCGTAACGGCAGGGATAGTCGCTGTAGCGTACATTATCGTGAATGATAGCGGCTACGGTTTTCAGTACGGCATCGCCCTTCTGATGACCGTAGCGGTCGTTTATCTTTTTAAAGTGATCAATATCTATCATGATCAGGCTAAGGGGACGCTGGTAACGACTCCGGCGCCTCCATTCGGTAACAATGTTTTTATCGAAGCTTCTGCGATTCAACAATCCCGTAAGAGTGTCGTGATACGCCAGGTCGCTCAGGTTTCTTTTTTTGGCGCTGAACAGACCGATCAACTCGCCAAATCGTGCTTTTAGTCCCGGATCTTTGACCCGGTTAATAAGATCCTGCATGCGGTGTTCGATCAGGATGCTGTCGTCGGGTGACAAGGTGTCTTCTGCGTGGTCCCTGGTCTCGGAATAATAGAGCTTTATCTTGCCCAGTTTGAGGGAGTCCCGGTCGGAAAGTCGTGCGGTGTGTATTGCTTCCCCGTTCAGGAATACGCCGTTGGTACTGCCGGTATCACGGATACCAAAGGAATTATTCTCCCAGACAATGCGGGCGTGGGTCCTGGAGACAGTCGGATCGGATAAAAAAATATCCTGGTCGGGATTTCTTCCGATGGTGTACGATTCACCCGGCTGAAGCCTGTACCGTTGTTTTTCCGTTTCAATGTAATACCGAATAT from Marispirochaeta sp. encodes the following:
- a CDS encoding GGDEF domain-containing protein → MNMKNIRYYIETEKQRYRLQPGESYTIGRNPDQDIFLSDPTVSRTHARIVWENNSFGIRDTGSTNGVFLNGEAIHTARLSDRDSLKLGKIKLYYSETRDHAEDTLSPDDSILIEHRMQDLINRVKDPGLKARFGELIGLFSAKKRNLSDLAYHDTLTGLLNRRSFDKNIVTEWRRRSRYQRPLSLIMIDIDHFKKINDRYGHQKGDAVLKTVAAIIHDNVRYSDYPCRYGGEELVVILPETTLQSALVTAEKLRSLVEKQVLEIEAITVTISLGVGAYDHTMKKPEDLVATADRAMYKAKKEGRNRVAG